The following proteins come from a genomic window of Larimichthys crocea isolate SSNF chromosome III, L_crocea_2.0, whole genome shotgun sequence:
- the LOC104923790 gene encoding uncharacterized protein LOC104923790, producing the protein MGSRSSPTLDEVHCLRPLCSHTCCWEAERRIREGRPQMMKTVPPVRAPAKASEEAQFPAITVVRASEWLDAGSPSEDDFSEADTNTLISQVDLPKGAIRQENVQIPSCTSAKRTHLEPQRGNRTVKLSTVHLSPLSSYTSTSQSLKPKLMQALSSCHNLPRDSRHSATSPRLAVKELIIPLPSAETNKSDGNKVHRLVSVGHSLATAPDDQQALRSAQTSLHLRNNPRVIQPVTERIQQRRTQEQHHTSKYKLRTSQTADQNKAGIDGTDWESLKRQTLLWSRKTQLAESERPSS; encoded by the exons ATGGGCAGCCGGTCCAGTCCCACTCTAGATGAGGTTCACTGTCTGCGGCCTCTGTGCTCCCACACCTGCTGCTGGGAGGCTGAGCGGCGTATCCGTGAAGGCAGACCGCAAATGATGAAGACCGTGCCCCCTGTCAGGGCACCAGCAAAGGCCTCTGAAG AGGCTCAGTTTCCAGCCATCACTGTGGTTAGGGCATCAGAGTGGCTTGATGCTGGGTCACCAAGTGAAGATGATTTCTCAGAAGCTGATACCAACACTCTCATCAGCCAGGTTGATTTACCAAAGGGAGCAATAAGAca agaaaatgtccAGATTCCCAGTTGCACCTCAGCCAAGCGTACTCATCTGGAACcacaaagaggaaacaggacAGTCAAG CTAAGCACCGTCCACCTCAGCCCCTTGTCCAGTTACACCAGTACATCCCAGTCTTTAAAGCCCAAACTGATGCAAGCTCTCAGTTCTTGTCACAATCTACCTCGTGACTCCCGACACAG TGCTACGTCTCCTCGACTGGCTGTCAAGGAACTGATCATCCCTCTGCCTTCTGCTGAGACTAACAAATCAGATGGGAACAAG GTCCACCGTCTTGTTTCTGTGGGTCACTCTCTGGCTACTGCCCCTGATGACCAGCAGGCTCTCAGGTCAGCGCAGACCTCCCTCCACCTCAGGAATAATCCGAGGGTCATTCAGCCTGTCACGGAGAGGATACAGCAGAGGCGCACCCAAGAGCAACACCATACCTCCAAATATAAACTACGCACGTCACAGACTGCAGATCAGAACAAG GCTGGAATAGATGGGACTGACTGGGAGAGCCTGAAGAGACAGACGCTCCTGTggagcaggaaaacacagctcGCTGAGAGTGAGCGGCCTTCATCTTAA